The following are from one region of the Nicotiana tomentosiformis chromosome 7, ASM39032v3, whole genome shotgun sequence genome:
- the LOC138895214 gene encoding golgin candidate 1-like, whose product MRSMGADEGATRAVDVAEGDFLLHETVTIVVGDDIEPSSEAPRLVGADVDLSLPSAVMETGETVTDVLDLSRREEASTSRTATYTSLPANERGNDIAEEGDKSGSNIDADDLRMMEEGLTQLEIRLEGPTRTIAIPMDRDLLKNTEDVVHALDPLCFEIEGKTLKEINDGALSRSIASLALRTVILEIKSAQSEKRHIEIFVKLKAKYFEYRGKYRDLCRRFREYDNMQALQDELKKKDDELVKAIKKCNLEECRLQLEALNIEIAEKQKDLKKAKSSHLDARRKIELLELVNRTLRAKWENNQSTARAKEDQLKESIEELEKDNSVLHDRVAALEAEKAQLLAQPSSSHTSDFPNIPRELYKEWIHIEAQLDDYEARVARGYDPATPEADEEDGDEGVDRLEENPWYDIAYPEGEGGDGEGDQEGEGLSGHGDDAIEERVSEGAKGHDGGDQ is encoded by the exons ATGAGGTCTATGGGCGCCGATGAAGGAGCCACCCGAGCCGTTGATGTGGCTGAAGGGGACTTTTTACTGCATGAGACGGTGACTATTGTAGTGGGGGATGATATTGAGCCGAGTTCTGAGGCTCCGAGGTTGGTGGGAGCCGATGTAGATTTGTCTCTTCCTTCTGCGGTGATGGAGACCGGAGAGACGGTTACTGATGTTCTTGACCTTTCGCGGCGAGAGGAAGCATCAACTTCTCGGACTGCCACATATACCTCTTTGCCTGCTAACGAGAGGGGCAACGACATCGCTGAGGAGGGCGATAAGTCAGGTTCTAACATTGATGCGGACGACCTGAGGATGATGGAAGAAGGGCTTACCCAGCTTGAGATAAGGTTAGAGGGGCCTACAAGGACTATCGCGATCCCCATGGATCGTGACCTGTTGAAGAACACCGAGGATGTAGTTCATGCCCTCGACCCTCTCTGTTTCGAGATAGAGGGTAAGACCCTTAAAGAAATAAACGACGGTGCTTTGTCGAGGAGCATTGCTAGCCTTGCTCTTAGG ACGGTGATTTTGGAAATCAAGAGCGCCCAGAGTGAGAAGAGGCATATAGAAATCTTTGTGAAATTGAAAGCTAAGTATTTTGAGTATCGTGGCAAGTACCGAGATCTATGCAGGCGATTTCGCGAATACGACAATATGCAGGCCCTTCAGGACGAGTTGAAAAAGAAAGATGATGAGTTGGTGAAGGCCATCAAGAAATGTAAC TTAGAAGAGTGTCGACTTCAGCTGGAGGCCCTCAATATTGAGATCGCCGagaagcaaaaggatctcaaaaAGGCGAAGTCCTCTCATTTGGATGCTCGGAGGAAGATAGAGTTGCTTGAGTTGGTGAATAGGACTCTTCGAGCCAAGTGGGAGAACAATCAATCAACGGCGAGAGCTAAGGAAGATCAACTCAAGGAGAGTATCGAAGAGCTGGAGAAAGATAACTCTGTTCTTCATGATCGAGTGGCCGCTTTGGAGGCCGAGAAGGCCCAATTACTTGCACAGCCATCCTCTTCCCACACTTCAGATTTTCCCAATATACCTCGGGAGTTATATAAAGAATGGATTCATATCGAGGCCCAGTTAGAT GATTATGAAGCTCGAGTCGCTAGAGGATATGATCCCGCTACGCCTGAGGCCGATGAGGAGGATGGGGACGAGGGTGTAGACCGGCTTGAGGAGAACCCCTGGTACGATATCGCTTATCCTGAGGGCGAAGGTGGCGATGGCGAGGGAGATCAAGAAGGTGAGGGTCTCAGTGGTCACGGTGACGACGCCATTGAAGAACGAGTTAGCGAGGGCGCTAAAGGTCATGATGGTGGCGACCAGTAG
- the LOC104097368 gene encoding uncharacterized oxidoreductase At1g06690, chloroplastic, producing MALHFSSACLCSLSQRRVQTIRAVASESSITVKPEEDKVKLGGSDLKVTKLGIGAWSWGDTSYWNNFEWDDRKLKAAKTAFDASVDSGITFIDTAEVYGSRFSFGAINSETLLGRFIKERKESNPEVEVAVATKFAALPWRLGRQSVLAALKDSLARLELSSVDLYQIHWPGIWGNEGYIDGLGDAVEQGLVKAVGVSNYSEKRLRAAYEQLKRRGIPLASNQVNYSLIYRFPEQNGVKAACDELGVTLIAYSPIAQGTLTGKYTPENPPTGPRGQIYTPAFLTKLQPLINRIKEIGESYSKTPTQVVLNWLIAQENVVPIPGAKNADQAKEFAGALGWRLTQDEVDELRSLALDLKPVTGFPVEKL from the exons ATGGCTTTGCATTTTAGCAGTGCGTGTTTGTGTTCTTTGAGCCAGAGGCGGGTGCAAACAATTAGAGCTGTAGCTTCTGAGAGTAGTATTACAGTGAAACCAGAAGAAGATAAGGTGAAACTTGGTGGGTCTGATTTGAAGGTTACAAAGCTTGGAATTGGAGCTTGGTCTTGGGGTGACACTAGCTATTGGAACAACTTTGAGTGGGATG ATAGGAAGCTGAAGGCTGCTAAGACTGCTTTTGACGCCAGCGTTGATAGTGGAATAACATTTATCGATACTGCTGAGGTCTATGGTTCAAGG TTCTCATTCGGTGCGATAAATTCAGAAACACTGCTAGGAAG ATTCATcaaggaaagaaaagaaagtaatCCAGAAGTCGAGGTTGCTGTTGCGACTAAATTTGCTGCATTGCCGTGGAGGCTAGGCCGTCAAAGTGTCCTAGCCGCCCTCAAGGATTCTCTTGCACGTCTCGAACTTTCTTCAGTTGATCTTTATCAAATTCACTG GCCAGGAATATGGGGAAATGAAG GTTATATTGATGGTTTAGGAGATGCAGTGGAGCAGGGCCTTGTAAAAGCTGTGGGAGTATCTAACTATAGTG AAAAGCGTCTTCGCGCTGCATACGAGCAGCTGAAGAGGAGAGGTATTCCGCTAGCTTCAAATCAAGTCAATTATAGCCTGATATATAGGTTTCCAGAGCAAAATGGTGTAAAGGCTGCCTGTGATGAACTGGGAGTCACGTTGATTGCATATTCACCCATTGCTCAAG GGACTTTGACTGGGAAATATACTCCAGAAAATCCACCCACTGGCCCTCGAGGACAGATCTATACTCCTGCATTTCTAACCAAA TTGCAGCCACTCATAAATAGAATAAAGGAGATAGGAGAAAGCTACAGTAAGACTCCAACACAG GTGGTCCTGAATTGGTTGATTGCACAGGAGAATGTTGTTCCCATCCCAGGAGCCAAAAATGCAGATCAAGCTAAAGAATTTGCTGGTGCATTGGGTTGGAGACTCACTCAAGACGAAGTTGACGAACTTCGGTCTTTGGCATTAGATTTGAAACCGGTTACAGGTTTCCCTGTCGAAAAATTATAA
- the LOC104097367 gene encoding transcription factor PIF4 — protein MNPCLPEWNIEAELSVPHQKKPIGFDHELVELLWRNGEVVLHSQTHKKQPGYDPNECRQFNKHDQQTIRDVVSCGNHTNLIQDDETISWLNCPIDESFEKEFCSPFLSEISTNPIEVDKSIRQSEDNKAFKFDTLEINNVFPHSHHSGFDPNPMPPPRFHNTGSAKQHNVKEGSVMTVGSSHCGSNQVAIDADTSRFSSSANIGLSAAMITDYTGKVSPQSDTMDRDTFEPANTSSSGGSGSSYARTCNLSAATNSQSHKRKSRDGEEPECQSKAGELESAGGNKSAQKSGTARRSRAAEVHNLSERRRRDRINEKMKALQELLPHSTKTDKASMLDEAIEYLKSLQMQLQMMWMGSGMASMMFPGVQHYMSRMGMGMGPPTVPSIHNAMHLARLPLVDSAIPLNPAAPNQAAMCQNSMLNSVNYQRHLQNPNFQDQYASYMGFHPLQGASQQMNIFGLGSQTAQQSQQLSHPTNSNAPNT, from the exons ATGAATCCATGTCTGCCTGAATGGAATATTGAGGCTGAACTTTCTGTTCCACATCAAAAGAAGCCAATAGG ATTTGATCATGAGCTAGTGGAGCTGTTATGGCGAAACGGAGAGGTAGTATTACACAGCCAAACACATAAAAAACAGCCAGGTTATGATCCTAATGAATGCAGACAGTTTAACAAACATGATCAACAAACAATAAGAGATGTTGTCTCCTGTGGAAATCACACCAATTTGATTCAAGATGATGAAACCATCTCGTGGCTTAACTGTCCTATCGATGAATCGTTTGAGAAAGAATTTTGTTCCCCTTTCTTATCTGAAATTTCAACAAATCCAATTGAGGTTGATAAGTCAATTAGGCAATCAGAGGACAATAAGGCTTTCAAGTTTGATACATTAGAGATCAATAATGTTTTTCCACATTCACATCATTCCGGTTTTGATCCAAATCCAATGCCCCCTCCAAGATTTCACAACACTGGATCAGCTAAGCAGCATAATGTTAAGGAGGGGTCCGTGATGACAGTTGGTTCAAGCCACTGTGGTAGCAATCAAGTTGCTATTGATGCGGATACTAGCCGATTTTCAAGCAGTGCAAATATAGGGTTGTCTGCAGCAATGATCACTGACTATACTGGTAAAGTTAGTCCGCAAAGTGATACAATGGACCGAGACACGTTTGAACCAGCTAACACATCATCTTCAGGCGGATCGGGTAGTAGTTATGCTAGAACATGCAATCTATCTGCAGCAACCAATAGTCAAAGCCACAAAAGGAAAAGTAGAGATGGTGAAGAACCAGAATGTCAAAGTAAA GCAGGTGAGCTAGAATCAGCTGGAGGAAACAAGTCAGCCCAAAAATCTGGAACTGCGCGTAGGAGCCGTGCTGCAGAAGTACATAACCTCTCTGAAAGG AGAAGGAGGGATAGAATCAATGAGAAGATGAAGGCCTTGCAAGAGCTTCTTCCTCACTCTACTAAG ACAGATAAAGCATCAATGCTGGATGAGGCTATTGAATACTTGAAGTCACTTCAGATGCAACTTCAG ATGATGTGGATGGGAAGTGGCATGGCATCGATGATGTTTCCTGGTGTCCAACACTACATGTCGAGAATGGGAATGGGGATGGGTCCGCCAACGGTTCCTTCCATTCACAATGCCATGCATTTAGCTAGGCTTCCTTTAGTTGATTCAGCAATTCCTTTGAATCCAGCTGCTCCTAATCAAGCTGCAATGTGCCAGAATTCAATGCTGAATTCGGTTAACTATCAACGCCATTTACAGAATCCCAACTTTCAAGACCAATATGCCAGTTACATGGGGTTCCATCCACTTCAAGGTGCTTCTCAG CAAATGAACATTTTTGGCTTAGGTTCACAAACAGCACAGCAAAGTCAGCAGTTATCACATCCTACTAATAGTAATGCACCCAACACTTGA